A segment of the Venenivibrio stagnispumantis genome:
GAAGAAAGCACAAAACTTTATGATTTTAAAGAGATAGTTCCAATAAGTGCAATAAAAAATATAAATATTGATAGATTGGTAGAAGTGATAAAAAAATATCTTCCTGAATCTCCTCCTCTTTATCCGGAAGATATGATAACAGATTTGCCTTTAAAATTATATATTGCAGAAATAATAAGAGAAAAAGTTTTTTTAAATACAAGGGATGAAATTCCTTATTCTGTAGCAGTAGAAGTAGAAGGTATAAAAGAAGGTGATAAAAATAAAAATCTACTTTTTATAGATGCTACCATATATGTAGAAAAAGATAACCATAAAGGAATTATAATCGGTAAAAAAGGACAGATGCTAAAAAAGATAGGACAACAAGCAAGGGAAGAACTTGAATTTTTGCTTAATAAAAAAATCCATCTAAATCTTTACGTTAAAGTTAAAGAAAGATGGAAAGAAGATTTAACATTACTTAGAGACCTTGGATATAACCAAATTTCTTGAGGAGAACAATTGACACCGGCATTAGAAGTTTTAAAAGAAACAATAAAAAGATTGATGCACAAGGCTAATTATCGCTCTTTAGAAAGGGTTTTAGAAAAAGCCCATAAAGGAGATATAGCTTATATTTTTACTTATTTAAGTAGAGATGAAAGGGTAAAAACTTTTGAAATCTTGATGAAAATAGATATAAAAAAGGCATCTGCAGTTTTATCTGACCTTGAAGAAGATATAAAATTAGATTTGCTCAGAACTTTACCAATCAAAGAAAGCACAAGAATAATATTAACTTTATCTACAAATGAGATAGCACAAATTATTGATAAAGTTCCAAAAGAGCTTCAAAAAGCAGTTTTAGAAAAATTAGAGGAAGAAGAAAAAGAAAAAATAGAAGAGATAATATCTTCCGGAGCAGATACAATAAAATCTATAATAAAAGAAGATTATATAGCAATAAATGAAGAAGAAACTGTATTAGAATGTTTAGCCCAGGTTAAAAAAATATCTTCACAGATGGAGATAATCTATATTTATTCAGTAGATAACAAAAATAGATTAACCGGAGTAATATCCTTAGCAGAAATTCTTAGCTATCCGGAAGATACACAACTAAAAGATATAATAAATAAGGATGTTATAGCTTTAAAAGAAGATACATCAAAAGAAGAAGCTGTAGAGATATTCAAAAGATATAATTTTCCGATTTTACCGGTAGTAGATGAAGAAAGAAGATTAATAGGAGTTATTCATATTTATGATATTTTGGATGTAATCTCTGAAAAAACAACAGAAGAATTTTTCAAAATGGCAGGAGCAAGGGAAGAAGAGCTTTTTTATACAAATCAGATATTTAAAGTAGCAAAATTGAGATTACCTTGGATGCTTTTTGCAATAGTTGGAGAATTTATAACTGCTTTTATTATAAGTAATTTCAGTAGCACCATTGAGGAGTTTTTACCTATAATATTCTTTTTACCAATGGTAGCTGCAATAAGTGGTAATATAAGTTCTCAGGCAGCCATAATAACTGCAAGGGGTATTTTAACCGGTAGAATTATGGAAAATTATAAAGATTTTATTCTTACTTTAATAAAAGAGATAAAAGTTGCTTTTGTTTTAGGGCTTATAATTTCGCTTATTGTTGGTATTGTGGCTTTTATATGGATAATAAACCATAAACTTGGAATAGTTGTAGCATTAGCATTATTTTCTAATATTTTAATAGCTTCCGTAGTTGGTGGGCTTATACCTTATATTATGTATAAATTAAACAAAGACCCGACAATAGCAACCGGTCCTATTATCCTAACATTAAACGATATAATCGGCATCACAATCTACCTCTCAGTAGCCACAATATTTGTGCATTATTTGAAAGTATAATTTTTATTTGAAGGAATAATTATG
Coding sequences within it:
- the era gene encoding GTPase Era, with the translated sequence MENFKAGFVAIVGRPNVGKSTLLNNILQTKISIVSPKPQTTRIRVLGVKHDKDAQIIFIDTPGVQKGTDLLTKSVVESAVSGMEGADVILFIIEADKGWTPEDKQILENYIKKLQKPTILVINKIDKIQRDLVLPLIEESTKLYDFKEIVPISAIKNINIDRLVEVIKKYLPESPPLYPEDMITDLPLKLYIAEIIREKVFLNTRDEIPYSVAVEVEGIKEGDKNKNLLFIDATIYVEKDNHKGIIIGKKGQMLKKIGQQAREELEFLLNKKIHLNLYVKVKERWKEDLTLLRDLGYNQIS
- the mgtE gene encoding magnesium transporter — encoded protein: MTPALEVLKETIKRLMHKANYRSLERVLEKAHKGDIAYIFTYLSRDERVKTFEILMKIDIKKASAVLSDLEEDIKLDLLRTLPIKESTRIILTLSTNEIAQIIDKVPKELQKAVLEKLEEEEKEKIEEIISSGADTIKSIIKEDYIAINEEETVLECLAQVKKISSQMEIIYIYSVDNKNRLTGVISLAEILSYPEDTQLKDIINKDVIALKEDTSKEEAVEIFKRYNFPILPVVDEERRLIGVIHIYDILDVISEKTTEEFFKMAGAREEELFYTNQIFKVAKLRLPWMLFAIVGEFITAFIISNFSSTIEEFLPIIFFLPMVAAISGNISSQAAIITARGILTGRIMENYKDFILTLIKEIKVAFVLGLIISLIVGIVAFIWIINHKLGIVVALALFSNILIASVVGGLIPYIMYKLNKDPTIATGPIILTLNDIIGITIYLSVATIFVHYLKV